The DNA window GCGGACTGTTACTGATGGAAATCTACAAGTGACTTCAAAGACAGTAGCTATTAGGTTGGTCCGGACGTCTTGCACCAAATTCCACCTTTTTTCCAAACAGTTATAACCttgattgatttgtttgagctgtagataagattggtattgatcttctttattagCTAACACCTAACGTATTTACATAATAAATCGTGCAAAGATTGAAGGACATCCTCACATGAGCACTACTAAATTATAACTTTGTTGTTCACGGatattgatgaaaaaaacaatgacaataaaatgataataCCTTATCTTTTACTACTTGTCTACAATGCTTCACTAGACAATCAATTCCAGAAGCTCAGAAATCTGGCGCCCGGTAGTCGAAGAAACGCGAAATCCCACTTTCCAGCCCTTTCTGAtcatcgattttttcctctcgtAGATGAAAATTCTGGACTTGATACTCTAGTGAAGTCTTAGGCATAATAGTTTATAATTGTTTTACTGgcattttattaaattttttatagTAGTTGTTTTATAGTTaagcagttatttttttattaatatctACGGACAATAAAGTCGTAATTGCTTGGAATCTGGTGCGAGAGTTTTGGACCATACTATTAAATACTTTATCGTGTTCTAAAAACTTGAATGATGTAGCTACCATTTCTTGTAAGAGTTCATTTCAACAGAGTTTTGATTGTTTCAAATTATTACTGCAGcagttttccctttttttcgatGTGATACTTTCTACCTAACGGTCTCAAACCGCCTAATTTTAGGTGGTGAATCGTCTGACGCGACGCTacgctctatttttttttcagattctcCCTCCCAGAACTTGCTCGTGATGGTCTCGTGGCTGACGAAGGTGAGCACATCGTTGTTATTGCTATCTAAGCTTCTTCGTGGGTCATGTTTTGCAATGcagatttattatttattacttgcCATGCAGATTTATTATTCTCGACATCATCCTAACCACCGTAGACTCATCATATAGCGTTCATTCAAACAATTAAACCTAGCTGTTGCACCTGTACTGTAAAGACTCCGATTTCCTCGAATCCATGGAAGCTAGCGACAGCCGAATGGTAGGGTACACGCAAAGATTTCTTAGTTCTCTGCtggttctatttttttctcgaatgtcttcttcttctaaagaaacaagaaaaaacaaaacccaAAGTATCTCATTTTCTCCTATTCCCGAGCATTAGACTGAAAtcaggaaatgagaaaatcattACTTAGAATTTtgacaagaaaaatcaaactctGTAGTTGTACAGTTGTGGTTGTCCTCCAAtaccaataaataataataactaataccaatataataatatcaataaataataccAATGCCAATAATAACCAAAAATGTGATTGAAATTTTAGGTGGTGAATCCCGTCAAAAACGAATTATATTACAAaatccagaacaaaaaaaactcaccgaTCATGAGAGCTATAAATAAAAGTCCAAGTTTTTCTAAGCATGATGGAGGATTTGCTTTATCGGTAGGCTCATCGTCCTTCTGTTCTCGCAACACTGCtataattcaattttctttgtagCCTTCATGTCTCGCTCCTTGAACAGGAACTTATTTTCTGGAGATTCATAGTTTATTCAGAACAATTGACTATTGTTTATAATTGCTAATATTTCATAGAAACAACTAGTTTCTTAGTTTAACACTTTTCACATCATTTAACTCCCATGTTGccttgattttttccttcgaaattCAAGCAAAAAAGATAGGTCAAATACTTTGCGATCTGACAGACGTTTATTTAGCAAGAATTTGCTTTTCAGCACATACATTTTCCACGTTCGTATGGTGTATTTTAACTGTTTTGGGATAAATGCTTGATTGATGGTATTATCAGCATATTGGATCTTTTATGTTTACATTTCAATgggaaattggaaagaaaagaaaaatcgaaaaatcaatgcaatatttttattctgaatgagtgaatgaactCTTTAAATTGTCCAGAAAGGGACTAAAATGAGAATTTGGCACGAAGTTCTGTCATGGGGAGTGATTCTACCTACATACATATCTCCGGTGTAAGCGCAGCTTTATAACATTTGAAAGCTTATTTACTTAATCACTTAGCATACACTTTCGAGTCTCATGTAGCCATGTAGTCCTATTTACCTGTTGAAATGATAAGCGAAGCAGAGCAGGAATTATACAATTAATTAAAGaaatcactccacgaatctggggtggtgcgggtttcaggtgggttacgcTTAtacggagttgtagattatggagaggagggtgattcttatttcttcctaattgcagtaaaaaaacgtaaaaaaagatacgttttcgagcgtttcggcgcgctaatTTTCGCAaagaattcgattggagcgcgccagccttgtgctcgcgccgcattttccgggccgttttttttcggcaattaggaagaaatggacggaatcaccgtcctctccataatatactatcccgtataggaactctccacctgaaatccgcaccaccccagattcgtggggtgatgcctttaatttataattatcAAGAAAAGTATTGGCTAGCAGAAAAGcatcaaaggaaaaaagaaaaaaatcgaagaaaagaaaaagaacaatgtgCGAGAACTTCTTCCTAGCATTACATCTACAAGAATTCTTAAACAGTTTAAATAAActgcataaataaataatttgcacaaataataaattgcaAATGTGATCAGAAATCCCAGAGACTACCACATTGGACCTGTCGGAAATACTTGGTGGAGTTAAATTGCAAAGTCGTTTAAAAAAGCCATGCTTATTCGTGCTTTGATCATTTTTTCCATCCCATGACACTTAGGATGAATTTCTCACGATCATAACAACGCTGCCATAATAACTTTATATGGGATTGCTCTGGTGTTGCAGAATTTCTTCCCATTCACTGAGTGCATCACTTCAGGAAACGGAATATACAaatctttcctcttttcttttcctttggaaCGCTGTGTGTTGTTGTCGAAAAGAAGCGTTCCATGCTGGAAATCTTAGTTTATACATACATGACACGGAAGTTTACTTCTTCTCCTTCGGTGAAGTAAATTCACGGAAGGTGACAACACATTTCGACGTTTTTCCGTGTTCTCAATCACCGGACGACTTCCAtctattttttgaatgagttatcattttttcttcttggagaAATGTTTGCATATCTGTTGGATTGAGGTACTGGATTTATTGTTGAAATTTATCCACAGTTTCGTAAGTGAAAAACTCTGTCAATCAGAGCTGAGACGATGGTTCCGTGAGTGTTTTCCagcgttgatcagtgaagatgGTTTAGCACATATTTGCTCTCTTAAGCGCTGGCACGGATATAGGCCGGCCGTACTCATGTTGTTCCGGAGAATCGCATAGCATATCGTTAACCACTGTTTTGCTGCTGCTGAGTTCAGCTATACCCAATTTTTgcggtgttttctttttttcgtgcttCGCCGAAAAGTCACGCTTACCTTGCGTCTACTTCTTTCACAGAATGAGCTCCGTGATTTTGATATGTCGTTAATACTTTCCCTACAGAATTTATTCTGCCTTAGTGTGTTGTTTCGAAGTTTTGTTTACATCATTGAAGCTTCTTTTGCAAGTTCCCGTCGCTTCCCATAAAAAATCCTGTCAAAATTTAAGTccacaaataataatttattaatatttttagtaTAGAATAATTGtacaattatttattgtatattatatatatttgttgtatattatatttcatatttatttattttgactttACTTGTAACTGTAGTTGTTAATATTTCCATTATATTTTATctgaatttaaatttctatttttttttaaatttcccaACAGTAAGACATTCACTCGTTCTCTGCTTGGTCTTGCCTATCTCCAAGTGGTTTCCTGtttaaaaattgggaaaaagcTGTTATGCACCCGTAACGATGTCTTCGGTAATGTTTCGCCTCGAATTCGTTGTAGTGGAAATTTCTGAGTTGGATATCCATCACCTTCAAGCATCCACTATTTGTGAATAAAAGCTGTTTGGAATGAATACGCATATTTCAGTTTtgccaaaatttttttaaaaaacttgTTACATGCTATATGCTATAATCTGGTGGGTTTTCTATAAATGTGTTGTTGAGAATCAAGTTTAATTAACTTTTAGGATCAATAGTTAATATTTTAATGCTATTCGTAGGACGCGTCGAATATTTGTGAACGATCGGACCGATTATCACGTGCACACACAAAACGAGGATCTACGAGCTGTTCTTTGGGCTTATCGCCATCCGACAGACTAATACACGGCGCGTCGTATGataaaaacggcatgaagcgtAGCgtacttgcgtaagcggttgttGCGCTCGGCGAGGTGAAAAAGGCGGTCgggatcaaggtgggaccatcgcgaaccgcaGCGAGGAACGGTATCAGCAAGAATCTCCTAGATTCCAACCGTTACGCTTCGCCGccccgtttcgagcgcaaccgcttacgcagttgcaccgtggttcatgtcgtttagacCATACTTCACATCGTATAATAAAAACTATGAAGGCATCTGTTATTTAAAGAACACTTcgattatttctaattttattactattttatttcgtcTTCTTGTAAAAATAATAGGGCATAAAGATTCAAGGGGAATCTACAGTTGCTTCAAGAAACCCATTTATTTATCCAAACATTCGTCGTCGAAAACGAATCGTCAAACACAGTAGTTGGCTAAGGATACCACTGTGTGTCAAGTAAAGTAAATTTAACTAAGATGGGTTGGACGGTTTGATTAGTCGTGGTTTATCTCACATCTCACAACAATCAACACATTAAAGTACTAATATTACGCAACTATCGCTCATATAAAGTAGTTTTTTCAACGATTACAATTAGTAGAACCCAGATCCCTCTAACTGGCTATATTTAGTAGGTTAGAGCGTTGAAACCACTAAATTTTAAGCTGAGTTCGGGACCTGAAACGGGATTGTTACTCGCGCTATAATTGATTAAGTATAGCtagcttttcaaaaatttatgagTTCCAATCTAAGACTTTCCTGtaagaagaaatcaatttGTACTGAAACATTTACGGATGTTATTGGCTATCCTACATCCGCTTCTTCTTGTTAGTAAAGCAAAAATGTCGGCAGAACAGCAAGAATTTCGatgcttttgaatttttattcccATATCTTCTTGTTTTCTAACTTAGTGGACAAACCATTGCTCGCTCTAGGGGGCAGCTCCAGATTTTCACTTAGTACAATTTTTAGTACAATTCCGGACATGGCGTCAAAGATCCAACAATCGTCATCATATTCTCTTAGCTGTTAGTAAACTTCGCCGCGCTTTTGTTTAGATGACTTTAGTCAACCAAAATCTCTACCGCTAATGCacaccaaggaaaaaaatcctctagcTGCTCCCACTTGCACTTCATTCCCCTGATTCCCTCATCCGAATGTGGAGGAGGCTATAATTCGAGAGTGCCGTGTGTTTGTTGTTCTACTGGATGATcttcaatcaatttttatgGCGCCGAAATCCATTCGAATCACTTCCTAAATCAATCACTAACCAAGCACGTAATCCATTTCCATTGAATAAActtctaaaatatttatttttcgacATTCTCCTCTACTGATCACTTTCAAtgcttagaaatttttttcttccatgtaGAGATGATGGGTAAAAGGGTGTTCCTATTTTTTACTGCAGTATTCATGCACATTACCATTAGGTCACAAATAATTGTGTTAGAACATCTGCCGCATTTTTTAAGAAGGAGATAAATAATGGTTTTTATGGTTCGGAAGTTTTCATCTCACATATTTGTTGCATTTgcattcttttctgttttcaaattccctttttataatttttcacacttgtttgttttggaaataaatgtaaaaaagtgTTTCATCCATTTATTGTTTCACTAGTAAAAAGTATATACTAGTTTCTCatcatttcctttgaaaacagCACTAAAATAGTGATATGTGATTTTGGTTAGGACTTTATGTCGTCGTTGTTAAACTCAACTCAAAATAACTtgagctcggtgcagttgcgaagcggctgcgctagaaGCGACGCAGTagagtgtagcggttggaatcgaggtgggacctagCGATCCGCAGCGATGAATGGCGCTAGAAAGGGTCCCGcgacgatcctaaccgctgtgctctaccgcgccgcttcgagtgcaacccGCCACTGCGCCGAGCTTTATGCCGATTTAATTCGACTATAACTTCAGTGTGAAAACAAGTAGTTAACGATCACTATCGTTCAGCAGATAGGCCTAGCCTAGTTCTGGTAACTTTTTGCTAGTTTCATAACCTAATTAGGAATCAAAGAGCAACCAACTGGAGACACGTTTTTCCCTCGAATTCTTCTCTTCCACTAATTCCCGTTTGCAAGTGTGCAAATGCTGTCTGTCCTTTTTTCTAGACTCAGCACGCTGCAAATGTTGCATTCAAAATCTacaacagaaaaattttagTTGCTCATGGGCCTCTCGGGTGAGCGCTCTCGTATTCTGCCGCAACCCGAATCGGCGGATACAACCCACGAGGGCAAACGGTACCGAGTTTACCCTGCCCGTTGGTTGGTGCTCAGTGTGTGTTGTCTTCTCGCAATCTCCAATGCAATGGTTCGagatttctattgttttttttaagactgACTTAGTTACTTACTGACTTCACTCGAAAGTAGGTACTTTATTTCTattgaatttgaatatttatttcattatgttCCCCTCTAAAGTGGTTTGATGGTTAGTAGCGAGGTTAAAACTTCGCTCAAAAAAATCAGTGTATATATTTTGAAAGTGTGTGTCGCTTTTTTGAAGATCGCTCCAAAAATATCGTTAGAAGTATACTCAGCGTAAAATGTGTGTATCTGGGCGACGCGACGCATCCGCAGTTGAAGCCTGCGCTGAGATCTCTCTACAGGGCGCGAAAAGCTCAATGAACATCTTTTCTTCGTGACTTCTAGTTTTAGTTCTCATCGTTTTCCGTATAACAATGTATAGATAAGATTACGCGGTTTTAGCAAAGGACACCTTATCTAGTTCTATCATTTCGGTCGCTTCTACATTCTCTCAGTGATCTTATTTTGTGGGAATTCAATTTCTGTACCTTTTTAAGTAGTTATGCATTATTACTGTGTGGTGTAATCCCAACACCAGCaaaatcccaaaatccgtcTCAGACAAGGGCTCACTATGCACAGTTACACAAAAAGTGGGGGCAGGAATCCAATTCCTATAAACAGACGTCTTTGAGGAGATGCTCTGAAATCAGAAGAGACTACTTgataggcaaaaaaaaagaggatttctcAGTATTATGACTATGGGGGATGCTAATAGTGTacaattacacaaaaatatGGAGTAAGAAATGAATCCGTACGAAATAAGATTTTAGAGGGGCCCTAATAGCAAAGTAAAGTATGAAGCTAACGGGAAAGtactttgaaaagaatactCAGTCCCATCTATATACTGTACTTGCGGTAAAAATTGGAAACgctttaaagaaaacaaaaggaaaagaagtccAGGGAGATTTTTGCGCGTGGTAGAGAAGGCTCAGTGGAGGGTTCATCCCGGTGCAACACGTTTTACACCGACTGTATTTATACTCTGATGTGAGATTTAGGTTAACCAATATTCCATTGAGTTCATATTATAAGAGATCAAATGCAGCGTTTACgtcttcaaaaaatacaataattttCAGCTTTGGCTTAGTTTCATCGCACTAACCGAACAGACACGGAAATTCTACTGCAGCGGTAGCGATTGTTCGCCTGCTTTCTTCACCAGCCAGATATTTCAGGTATATctgtttcttttgatttcatgtttcagaactttttcatGACGAAAGTAAGCATTCTGAGGTCGCAATTTGATTTTGGAAGTGTCgtcaatgaaaaaacaaacgcGCATGTGAAACTTTCGATTTTTAGCTGGTGGCTGTTATCACTGGTATAATTGGAATGTACATCACTGACAATTACGGTATTCGTCTGTCGGTTAGTTTATCTGTTGGGGCTAACGTTATGCTTCACCCTCGTTGTTGGTGGTGACGGCTGTTTCATCTCCGTACTGTTGGTAGAGAACTTTGGGAAAATCGCTACGATGCACAAATTCGAATTCGATGTCGTCAATATTGGTGAACCACGAGTGTGGAGTAACGTCAGCTTGATAACTGACctcatttattcttttctcttcttttttttttctcaatcaaCGAACgtcataaataaatacgaaCGATGAGCGGATATTGCAGATCATGTGCGGTACATCGCTGAATTTCGTTGGATCTCTGCTTCGAGTAATATCGTCGATACCAACGATTGACAACACTGCTGTTAGGCAGACATTGCTTCATACAGGTACTCAATGTGTTTTGGTTGTGTTTTTATCAAATGTTCATttgttgttcatttcattcattcgttcaattGTTCATCaattaaaatgaacaaaaatcaacttaaaaatcaagtgaaaaaaatggattgtTAGACAGGAGTTCCtatgatgaaaaagaagatacATAATGTCCAGCACTGATTATGGCCTCATTACCGTCCAATGCTGTGCCCCCACTCGATGGGTCCCTATAAGGCTTTGTTCCCCAACAAGTTCTTTTTTAGTCGCAACCCACGGAGTATACTCCTTCACTCCAGAATATCTCGTTTTTATTTGACGACCGTGTGCTTGTTACTCAGGAGGCAGCTGTGGTCTTATTCGGAGTTCTGAGTGTATCCTGGGGTTCTTATCCAATACATCTGTCCTTGGGAAGATGAATACGATGGAGATGAAGCAAATATCCTCGCTGCAACGGCACTTCCTTGTGGGACCTAGCGACCTGGGACTTTTTTGCAGCAGAAACGTTTTTAGTgctaaaatgaatgaaaaattgtttctgcTACACGATGCGTTTTttcgcggaaaaaaaaatcgtaccGTAAGTCTAACATATGTATCCAACCGATGTGTCCAACCAAAGTACACCTCTTCCGTTACAGCACCTTTATCCAATAGAATGAGTTTTATAGGTTACAAGGTTTGATTCCTCCAATCTGGTGAGGAAATCTAATCTAGAGGCCTCTTCTAAAAAGTGCTGGTTTTTTTGTCTTATAAGGAGGGATTGAGCAATTTAACAACGTTTTTCCTTTTGACACATGATGTGCTATTGCAGGATCAGTATTTGCCGCGTCAGCTCAGGCATTCTTTCTGGTTCTGCCGTCCAAAATTGCCGAGACATGGTTTCCGGATCGTCAGCGATCACTTGCAAATGTACTAACATTCATAGGTACGCCCACAAATATTCCAGCTGAATAAATATCGAAAATGCTAcggttgggtcaaaacggctCGAAGCCTAGTGAACTTGCCTAGGCGGCTGCGGCAGAGCAACGGTTACGATCCGGGATGGACCCTCACTTGCTGTAATCGTACTGCTGAAATTAGTGGAGCTGACGAAGAGTCAAACTCGATCGTAACACTTCGCTACACGGCGCCGTTTCTAGCGCAGCAGCACCAGGACTcaggtcgctttgacccgactatatcagCTGTTTGACGACTAGCAAATaataagcagtttttttttaggaaatttgAGCAATGAATTAGCAAACTGCTCTTGACCTAGTTTTTATTCAGCTAATCCTCTCGGCGTTGTTTTGGCAACTATCGTCCCATCAGTGTATTTCGCAGAGGGCGTTCATGTAGAGCGATATTCGTGGCACATGTTCGAGTTTGTGAGTTACGTTTATGACTTGGTTCGGTTTGTACAGTCATACGAGTAAAGAATTTAATGTCATTAGAAAGGAGCTTAGTCCTCAAACTTCTCTGAACAATCAGAGAAGTCACTCCTGTATGCTAGGGAGTAGTGGAGATAGTGTCTTCGTGTGATATTTGTACCATTGGGCAATAACGACGTTCAGAATAAGTGTTATTACGCTCGAATCTCCCTCATCGTCCTAAAAGAAAGCGTGGGAAACGACttggttcctacgaggtgcgttagaacgcttcACTCTAAACACGTCTCGATTACAAGCGAATCAActacgattagggggaattgagcgtagTATTATTATTCAGATATTGTTCATACACTACATACATTATATAAAAAGGAGCGAGCGCACTATCCGTAAAGCTCTTGTTGATTGAGCAGTTTACTGTAGTTGACTCTGTCGAAAGCTTGAACGCTAATTACTTTTGTTCGTATGGTTTGAAACTCATGACCTTCCAAATTTTCACTTATGCCTATAACCTTTCCACACGGTCCGTCTCCTTTTAATGCTCTTGTAAGCATAAAGGCATTTGTAAGCTGTCCCTCAGGATACCTTaattttccatcctttttttcactgGCTGCATTTAATcagattttgaaagaattgtAATTTCCTCTTATGTGGCTCCACTACTATTCTGTTTATGGGTGGAAATTTATGCCTCATATTTTTCCAGAACGCCAGCATGGCCGTTATGCCAACTATCACTTTTGCATTATCTTTATTCGTGAGGAGCGGTTCACCTCCTACGCCTCCATCTGCTTCATCTGAAAATCACTCCAGTGATGCGCCAACTTTTTGGAAGGCTATCATTGTATGCTTCAGGTTAGAGTTGAATGATCCTATCACCTATTCATAAGTAGACATCTCTATTCAGGTACTTTCAGGAGTAAGCAGTTCGTCTTACAACTGTTCACCTTCGCTCTAGCATTCGCTGAACTTTGGGCTTTCATGGTGATCTTGTCCGATATCATCAGCGAGCAAGGATACAATCTCTTTGCGTTGGTTAAACGGAGACGTTGCTAATGTTGTTCCACTGCAAGATTCAGAATTTCAGCTATCCGACCGCATTGGCAGCGTTAACCGGAGTCGCCGCGTCGCTTATTTGCGGAGCAATCGCCGATTTTACAAAGATGTTCAAGGAAATCGTTCGCTTTTGTTGGGTGTGCTTTGCTGTTGTTGCCATCTTTGTCAGAATAGTAAGTTCCAATAGACGTGTTCATTCTGACGCTCTGCCACCGAAGTTAATCAGTTACTAATACTCTTTGTTTTTAGTTAATGGACTGTAGTTAAAAAGATCTTCAGAAAATTCGTTAAACCGAGATTGAtaagaactgaaaaatttaCCAAAATACGTGATTTCTGTACTTTCCAGCCGTTTTCGAGTTTCAGATGTATTTGAATATTACATGACTATATTTACGGATTGCTCCCACTTGAAGCATTGCAATTCGACTGATGTTGAGTTATTTCGAACGTGCTCTCAATGTAATTgttcattttgttcattttactTATCATGGTGGTGCCGACAGTGTCCAGGATGGCGGATAGATATTTAATAGGGGCTGGTTATACTCAGTACCGAACTGGGGAATGCTGCTGTCGATCCTTCCCTAATCGCTTTCAATAAGATCATCACCGCCAGTGACAAGCGAGTATAGCGGGAGTGTAGAACTATCTGTAGCAGCATCCAATAGATAGTTAAATTAACTATTTTCTAGTGGCTTCGCCATAAATGGACGGATACAAGCGACTCGGCCGTTTTATTGCTCGCCTGTGCGGCACTCGGTGCGTTTTCGATACCACAATTTCCTATCGGCGTGGAAATGGGTGTCGAGACCACCTTCCCCGTATATGAAGCGACGTCATCTGGACTACTAGTGCTGAGCGGGTGGGTACCACCTTCCCAGTTGTTGAATATAATGTTGATATTACTATCCTATAGGCAGTTATGGA is part of the Necator americanus strain Aroian chromosome V, whole genome shotgun sequence genome and encodes:
- a CDS encoding hypothetical protein (NECATOR_CHRV.G21189.T2), whose product is MLWLSFIALTEQTRKFYCSGSDCSPAFFTSQIFQLVAVITGIIGMYITDNYGIRLSIMCGTSLNFVGSLLRVISSIPTIDNTAVRQTLLHTGSVFAASAQAFFLVLPSKIAETWFPDRQRSLANVLTFIANPLGVVLATIVPSVYFAEGVHVERYSWHMFEFNASMAVMPTITFALSLFVRSGSPPTPPSASSENHSSDAPTFWKAIIVCFRSKQFVLQLFTFALAFAELWAFMVILSDIISEQGYNLFAYPTALAALTGVAASLICGAIADFTKMFKEIVRFCWVCFAVVAIFVRIWLRHKWTDTSDSAVLLLACAALGAFSIPQFPIGVEMGVETTFPVYEATSSGLLVLSGQLWMFIMSYMFETVKNLNLFYDFNEKSTSGNWQLNLDIWCVLAVFAVILSFIINPTYKRMLYEQSVREQPTGSDHNRCYELKSDKTLAMKQNGKGPANIRNGLPTTLNDKV
- a CDS encoding hypothetical protein (NECATOR_CHRV.G21189.T1), whose product is MGLSGERSRILPQPESADTTHEGKRYRVYPARWLVLSVCCLLAISNAMLWLSFIALTEQTRKFYCSGSDCSPAFFTSQIFQLVAVITGIIGMYITDNYGIRLSIMCGTSLNFVGSLLRVISSIPTIDNTAVRQTLLHTALIMASLPSNAVPPLDGISICRVSSGILSGSAVQNCRDMVSGSSAITCKCTNIHRRLRQSNGYDPGWTLTCCNRTAEISGADEESNSIVTLRYTAPFLAQQHQDSANPLGVVLATIVPSVYFAEGVHVERYSWHMFEFNASMAVMPTITFALSLFVRSGSPPTPPSASSENHSSDAPTFWKAIIVCFRSKQFVLQLFTFALAFAELWAFMVILSDIISEQGYNLFAYPTALAALTGVAASLICGAIADFTKMFKEIVRFCWVCFAVVAIFVRIWLRHKWTDTSDSAVLLLACAALGAFSIPQFPIGVEMGVETTFPVYEATSSGLLVLSGQLWMFIMSYMFETVKNLNLFYDFNEKSTSGNWQLNLDIWCVLAVFAVILSFIINPTYKRMLYEQSVREQPTGSDHNRCYELKSDKTLAMKQNGKGPANIRNGLPTTLNDKV